A genomic segment from Cinclus cinclus chromosome 11, bCinCin1.1, whole genome shotgun sequence encodes:
- the PLEKHF1 gene encoding pleckstrin homology domain-containing family F member 1, with product MVDHLANTEINSQRIAAVENCFGASGQPLALPGRVLLGEGILTKECRKKPKPRIFFLFNDILVYGSIIINKRKYNSQHIIPLEDVTLETLPDTLQMKNRWMIKTSKKSFVVSAASLTERKEWISHLEECIKHLLTKTGRQPCREHAAPWIPDKATDICMRCTQTKFSTLTRRHHCRKCGFVVCADCSRQRFLMPRLSPKPLRVCNLCYRQLLAQEKKEAEADRRQAEPIRSAIQGYEPSSGDDSDKSDDDKAEQWPADTEFYNSEVSWSSFHS from the coding sequence ATGGTGGACCATCTTGCAAACACCGAGATCAACAGCCAGCGCATTGCTGCTGTGGAAAACTGCTTTGGGGCTTCTGGACAGCCCTTGGCCTTGCCGGGCAGGGTTCTTCTGGGAGAAGGGATTTTAACCAAAGAATGCCGCAAGAAACCAAAGCCTcgcatatttttccttttcaacgACATCCTCGTCTACGGCAGCATAATCATCAACAAAAGGAAGTACAATTCCCAGCACATCATCCCCCTCGAAGATGTCACTTTGGAGACGCTGCCAGACACCTTGCAGATGAAGAACCGCTGGATGATTAAAACCTCCAAGAAGTCCTTTGTGGTCTCTGCAGCCTCCCTCACGGAGAGGAAGGAGTGGATCAGCCATCTGGAGGAGTGCATCAAGCACCTGCTGACGAAGACGGGCCggcagccctgcagggagcaCGCGGCTCCCTGGATCCCAGACAAGGCCACGGACATCTGCATGCGCTGCACGCAGACCAAGTTCTCCACGCTCACCCGCAGGCACCACTGCCGCAAGTGCGGCTTCGTCGTGTGCGCAGACTGCTCCAGGCAGAGGTTCCTGATGCCCCGGCTGTCCCCCAAGCCCCTGAGGGTCTGCAACCTGTGCtacaggcagctgctggcccaGGAGAAGAAGGAGGCAGAGGCGGACCGGAGGCAGGCGGAGCCGATCCGCTCCGCCATCCAGGGCTACGAACCCTCCAGTGGCGATGACAGCGACAAGTCTGATGATGACAAAGCTGAGCAGTGGCCAGCAGACACGGAGTTTTATAACTCAGAAGTATCCTGGTCATCTTTCCACAGCTGA